The following coding sequences lie in one Triticum urartu cultivar G1812 unplaced genomic scaffold, Tu2.1 TuUngrouped_contig_6010, whole genome shotgun sequence genomic window:
- the LOC125530021 gene encoding putative E3 ubiquitin-protein ligase SINA-like 6, whose translation MEPAAKRMALANVIVDDDDTLNCGICYLPPKPPVFQCGVGHTISSRYRDKMVAASRCRVCHIRLTGGYHWNIALERLTESIRVPCANTAHGCTATPAYYDHPDHLKACPHDAVLLPAGRLRFR comes from the exons ATGGAGCCGGCGGCGAAGCGCATGGCGCTCGCAAACGTGATAGTGGATGACGACGATACCCTCAACTGCGGCATCTGCTACCTCCCTCCCAAGCCACCAGTCTTCCAG TGTGGCGTCGGTCATACCATATCCTCGCGGTACCGCGACAAGATGGTGGCGGCAAGCAGGTGCCGTGTGTGTCACATCCGGTTGACCGGCGGCTATCACTGGAACATCGCACTGGAGAGGCTAACAGAGTCCATCCGGGTGCCGTGCGCCAACACCGCCCACGGCTGCACTGCCACGCCGGCCTACTACGACCACCCCGACCACCTCAAGGCGTGCCCTCACGATGCCGTGCTATTGCCCGCAGGCAGACTGCGGTTTCGCTAG